The DNA sequence CCGAGTCCATCCTCCCCGATCCGCTGGAGGTTCTGAATACAGACGACTTCCCTCTGGAGATTACCGTCGATGAACCCCGTAAAGTGGGCATCGACCGATTGTTCAACGCTGTCGCCGCCAACCGTTTAAAATCGACATCGCAGGCGGCGATCATCGTCGATACCGGGACCGCCACCACGGTCGATGTTGTGAGCACCGAAGGTTGCTTTGCCGGGGGAGCGATTTTACCGGGCTTTGAACTTTCTGCGAAATCATTACACGACTATACCGCCCTGCTCCCCCTGATTCCGGTTGAGGATCTGCGCCAGATTGAACCCGTGGTACTCGGTAAGAACACGACCGACGCCATTCGCAGTGGTCTGTTCTGGGGGCAACTTGGTGCAGTCCGCGAACTCATCACTCAGCACACAAAACAGATACTTGTGGAATCCACATCGGGGGAAGCGCCACTGGTGCTGCTCACCGGAGGCGGCTCTGCCCTGCTCGCTCCGCACCTGGATGAATCGGTTCACTTTGAACCTCTCCTGTCACTGCAGGGGCTGGCACTGGTCGCACAACAGATTCGCGGGATTCAATAAACCAGCATGACTCCGCATCCCCCAAATCAGTTACAACAACCCTGCCAGGCCGCTCTCCTTACCCCCCGCGGAAGAGGAGCTGTCGCTACCATTCGCGTTCAGGGAGGGACCTCTGCCCTGAATGCACTGGTGAATTCCTGTTTTCACGCCGTCAATCGGAAACCACTGATCGAACAGTCTGTGAACC is a window from the Gimesia benthica genome containing:
- a CDS encoding type III pantothenate kinase; translation: MSQLLRQLVIDVGNSRIKFVLLKTVLPLGASHQLPLVEHALSILVEDPLPWDQIADWLKPTDTRCLSSVAGSNPHGIKRVLNDWPESILPDPLEVLNTDDFPLEITVDEPRKVGIDRLFNAVAANRLKSTSQAAIIVDTGTATTVDVVSTEGCFAGGAILPGFELSAKSLHDYTALLPLIPVEDLRQIEPVVLGKNTTDAIRSGLFWGQLGAVRELITQHTKQILVESTSGEAPLVLLTGGGSALLAPHLDESVHFEPLLSLQGLALVAQQIRGIQ